A stretch of the Porifericola rhodea genome encodes the following:
- a CDS encoding penicillin-binding protein activator LpoB: MKSKFKFFSFFLLIAVLSFSCARKTVTRVDTSSDIDLSGRWNDADSRRVAEALSESVIESAWRNNFTNYHNRKPVVIVGLITNKSHEHIEAETFIKDIEKELIRSGTVRVVQNSVFREKLREERADQQEFASPETQKRWGAELGADYMMFGTINSIVDSEGKRQVTFYQVDLELAHLETNEIVWLDGKKIKKYIVN; this comes from the coding sequence ATGAAATCTAAGTTTAAATTTTTCTCGTTCTTCTTGCTTATTGCTGTGCTAAGTTTTTCCTGTGCTCGCAAAACAGTTACACGCGTAGATACCAGTTCGGATATAGATTTGAGTGGACGTTGGAATGATGCGGACTCTCGTAGAGTAGCTGAAGCCTTATCCGAAAGTGTGATAGAGAGTGCCTGGAGAAATAATTTTACCAATTACCATAACAGAAAGCCGGTAGTAATTGTAGGGCTGATCACCAACAAAAGTCATGAGCATATAGAAGCAGAAACTTTTATTAAAGACATAGAAAAAGAGCTTATTCGCTCTGGTACGGTGCGAGTAGTACAGAATAGCGTTTTTAGAGAAAAGTTACGTGAGGAACGTGCCGATCAGCAGGAGTTTGCCTCTCCGGAAACACAAAAGCGCTGGGGAGCAGAGCTTGGGGCCGATTATATGATGTTTGGTACCATCAACTCTATTGTTGACTCAGAAGGAAAAAGACAGGTTACCTTTTATCAGGTAGATTTAGAGCTAGCTCATCTGGAGACCAACGAGATCGTATGGTTGGATGGTAAAAAAATTAAGAAGTATATCGTCAACTAA
- a CDS encoding TonB-dependent receptor codes for MRKGILSIVLLFFPLCLAWAQEGVVKGIVLDSTASAVPYVNVQVFNTVKGMLTDEEGKFSIELEAGRHELVFSHLDYKVQRSTIKLAYEDTLELTIVLESKTRVLEEIEVSGQSEDNFRKEAGLTTIQPNAARNLPSAFGDFTKILSTLPGVVSNNELSSTYSVRGGNFDENLVYVNDIPIYRPFLVSAGQQEGLSFINPDLVGSITFSSGGWQAKYGDKLSSNLNVSYKKPQATKATATLSLLNGGLHLEGSTKRKKLTYLIGGRYKTAQYLLNTLETEGEYLPRFLDLQSYVTIDLDNDPQVNRTELGILGAVADNQYLVQPVSRETTFGTLNEPFRLYVGYLGQEILDYRTYQLGFKLSHRINKNWTTKFISSRVSTREREYYELQSGYRLCDLETSTSSPNFNRCVTVLGIGSNYQHARNKLEAEIINLENRHAFSLGSSHTLELGAGYAHEKVDDVIEQYAFSDSSDYSVITQQINNELNLNSHRFFAYVQNTTEIGGAHTFNYGVRLNYWTVNEQLLVSPRIQYAYQPQNFPDLVFRFAAGLYQQPPFYRELRDRQGNLNKDVLAQSATHFIAGADYRFIMFGREFVLLSELYYKHLANVNPYDVDNVRIRYFADNNAKAYATGADFRISGEFIPGAESWFSLGVLQTKEDIEGDGRGYIRRPSDQLINFGVFFQDHLPNDPSSRVYLSFLYGSGLPFGPPESEAYRNFLNGQDYKRVDLGFSKQLNFRQSKTETNSFFRSLWLGLEVLNVLGADNTISYSWIDDVQGRQYAVPNRLSARFINLKLIARY; via the coding sequence ATGCGTAAAGGAATCCTCTCTATAGTTCTGCTTTTTTTTCCGTTGTGTCTTGCCTGGGCGCAGGAGGGGGTCGTAAAAGGTATAGTGTTGGATTCAACAGCATCGGCTGTTCCCTATGTAAATGTTCAGGTATTTAATACAGTAAAAGGAATGCTTACTGATGAGGAAGGTAAGTTTAGTATTGAGCTGGAAGCAGGTAGGCATGAGCTTGTCTTCAGCCATCTGGATTATAAAGTCCAGCGTAGCACAATTAAGCTTGCGTATGAAGATACTCTGGAACTTACGATAGTATTAGAATCAAAAACACGTGTTCTGGAAGAAATTGAAGTTAGCGGACAGTCAGAGGATAATTTTAGAAAAGAGGCCGGACTAACTACGATTCAACCGAATGCTGCCAGAAATCTGCCTTCCGCTTTTGGAGATTTTACTAAAATTTTATCCACATTACCGGGGGTGGTCAGTAATAATGAGCTATCCTCTACCTATTCTGTAAGAGGGGGCAACTTTGACGAAAACCTGGTCTATGTCAATGATATTCCCATCTACCGGCCATTTTTAGTAAGTGCAGGGCAACAGGAAGGACTTAGTTTTATCAATCCTGATTTAGTAGGCAGCATCACTTTTTCTTCCGGAGGGTGGCAGGCAAAATATGGCGATAAGCTGTCCTCAAATCTTAATGTAAGCTACAAAAAGCCCCAGGCTACGAAAGCTACTGCTACGCTAAGTCTGTTGAATGGCGGACTCCATCTGGAAGGTAGTACTAAGCGTAAAAAACTCACTTATCTGATTGGAGGACGATACAAAACAGCGCAGTATCTACTCAATACTTTAGAGACTGAAGGCGAATACCTGCCCCGTTTTCTGGATTTACAATCATACGTGACCATAGATCTGGATAACGATCCACAAGTAAACCGTACCGAGCTAGGCATATTAGGTGCTGTTGCAGATAATCAATATCTCGTTCAGCCTGTAAGCCGGGAAACTACCTTTGGAACGCTCAATGAACCTTTTCGTCTGTATGTAGGCTATCTGGGACAGGAAATTCTGGATTACCGAACTTATCAGCTGGGGTTTAAACTAAGCCATCGCATTAATAAAAATTGGACTACCAAATTTATCAGTTCCAGGGTCTCTACTCGGGAGCGGGAGTATTATGAGCTACAGTCTGGTTACCGACTTTGTGACCTGGAAACTTCCACCTCATCTCCCAATTTCAATCGCTGTGTAACAGTCTTAGGCATTGGTAGTAACTATCAGCATGCTCGTAACAAGCTGGAAGCAGAAATTATCAATCTGGAAAACAGGCATGCATTCAGTCTGGGGAGTAGCCACACCCTGGAGCTTGGCGCAGGTTATGCACACGAAAAAGTTGACGATGTTATTGAACAATATGCTTTTAGCGACTCTTCGGACTATAGCGTAATCACTCAGCAGATAAACAATGAGCTGAACCTGAACTCTCACCGTTTTTTTGCTTATGTGCAGAACACCACAGAAATTGGAGGTGCACATACTTTTAACTATGGGGTGCGTCTTAACTACTGGACGGTAAATGAGCAGCTGTTAGTCAGCCCCAGAATTCAGTATGCTTATCAGCCGCAAAACTTCCCCGATCTGGTATTCAGATTTGCCGCAGGGCTATATCAGCAGCCACCATTCTACCGTGAGCTCAGAGATAGGCAAGGCAACTTAAACAAAGATGTTCTGGCCCAAAGCGCCACTCATTTTATAGCAGGGGCAGACTATCGTTTTATAATGTTTGGGCGTGAGTTTGTTCTTCTTTCAGAACTATACTACAAGCATCTGGCAAATGTAAATCCTTACGATGTAGATAATGTTCGGATCCGATACTTTGCGGATAATAACGCGAAAGCTTATGCCACTGGCGCGGATTTCCGAATCAGCGGCGAGTTTATACCCGGAGCGGAATCCTGGTTCAGCTTAGGCGTCTTACAAACCAAAGAAGATATAGAAGGTGATGGCAGGGGCTATATTCGCAGACCCTCCGATCAGTTGATCAATTTTGGCGTATTCTTTCAGGACCATTTGCCTAACGACCCCAGCTCACGAGTATATCTGAGCTTTTTGTATGGCTCTGGCTTACCTTTTGGGCCTCCGGAAAGCGAAGCGTATCGTAATTTTTTAAATGGGCAGGACTATAAAAGAGTAGATCTGGGTTTCTCCAAGCAGTTGAATTTCCGGCAAAGCAAAACGGAGACTAATAGTTTTTTCAGGTCTTTATGGCTGGGTCTGGAAGTACTCAATGTATTGGGAGCAGACAACACTATTTCTTACAGCTGGATAGATGATGTACAAGGTCGGCAATATGCTGTACCTAACCGGCTTTCCGCACGTTTTATTAACCTAAAGCTGATTGCTCGATACTAG
- the rpe gene encoding ribulose-phosphate 3-epimerase — MKNNVLAPSVLAADFANLQRDVEMLNNSEADWIHVDIMDGIFVPNISFGLPVCKAIQKHAKKPLDVHLMIQQPDNYLEAFKDAGADRLTVHYEAVTHLHRTVSRIKELGCRAGVALNPHTPVQVLEDIIQDLDLVLIMSVNPGFGGQKFIEQTYQKIKKLKVLATETKPDLWIEIDGGVNDQNAAKLVEQGANALVAGSFVFSSEQPLQTISDIRKQMASV; from the coding sequence ATGAAAAATAACGTATTAGCTCCTTCTGTTCTGGCTGCTGACTTTGCCAACCTGCAACGCGATGTAGAGATGTTGAATAATAGTGAAGCGGACTGGATACATGTAGATATTATGGATGGTATTTTCGTGCCTAATATATCTTTTGGTTTACCCGTATGTAAGGCCATTCAAAAACATGCAAAGAAGCCGCTGGATGTTCACCTTATGATACAGCAGCCAGACAATTATCTGGAAGCTTTTAAAGATGCGGGGGCTGACCGGCTTACCGTTCACTACGAGGCAGTCACTCATCTGCATCGTACCGTAAGCAGAATTAAAGAACTAGGCTGTAGAGCTGGCGTGGCACTAAATCCGCATACTCCGGTGCAGGTGCTGGAAGATATTATTCAGGATCTGGACCTGGTGCTGATCATGTCCGTCAACCCAGGTTTTGGGGGACAAAAATTTATTGAACAAACCTATCAAAAAATTAAGAAGCTGAAAGTGTTAGCTACTGAGACTAAGCCTGACCTTTGGATAGAAATTGATGGTGGAGTGAATGATCAGAATGCTGCCAAACTAGTTGAGCAGGGTGCAAATGCATTAGTAGCAGGTAGCTTTGTTTTTTCTTCAGAGCAACCGCTACAAACAATTTCTGACATAAGAAAACAGATGGCCTCCGTCTAA
- a CDS encoding S8 family serine peptidase — protein sequence MGTKINRRISKAKYLLILVLALTTLSAIAQESQYVVFFTDKDTLAYDLEQPASFLSERAVERRKKQKIDITYADVPVREDYLSELEELGAEVYYTTRWLNGALIEVTAEELETIQSQVFVRGAELVKPGGREGRSKKSGSSYGKSKARFAEEKPLEQLLNMEQNNMLGIDAMHEKGYNGEGLLVAVFDGGFNGVDTVSYFKHIYEEGRMLPGYDFVGNSPNVYRYGQHGTEALSCIGAYKEGVLEAGGYGADFMLCVTEEVSSEYRIEEYNWLFAAEFADSTGADIISTSLGYTTFNASAMNYDYEDLDGETALITKAVNEATKRGIVCVISAGNEGSGRWRYISPPADANNVLSVGAVSRTRDKVSFSSYGPTADGRVKPDVSALGLQTIVVNSAGNVVTSNGTSFAAPLISGFVAGVWQAFPDATNYEIIEKIKLSGDKALTPDNETGYGIPDFNKLMENFLTPVETEKKRFFKVYPNPVENSDLVIEPAEGRFNGMVHVSLYNPEGQLVLQKKVRNYKRASLSLDMDSLSSGIYIMHILSSSLSDTLKIVKF from the coding sequence ATGGGTACGAAAATAAATAGGCGAATCAGTAAGGCTAAGTATTTGCTGATTTTAGTATTGGCACTCACCACACTATCTGCCATTGCGCAGGAAAGTCAATATGTAGTTTTTTTTACTGATAAAGATACGCTTGCCTACGACCTGGAACAGCCTGCCAGCTTCTTATCCGAAAGGGCTGTAGAAAGACGAAAAAAGCAAAAAATTGATATTACTTATGCCGATGTACCTGTTCGGGAAGATTACCTGAGCGAATTAGAAGAACTAGGGGCTGAGGTATACTATACTACACGCTGGCTTAATGGAGCCTTAATTGAAGTTACTGCTGAGGAACTTGAGACCATACAGTCTCAGGTGTTTGTTCGTGGTGCCGAACTGGTAAAGCCTGGTGGAAGAGAAGGGCGCAGTAAAAAATCTGGCTCTTCTTACGGAAAATCAAAAGCCAGGTTTGCCGAAGAGAAACCCTTAGAGCAACTCCTGAATATGGAGCAAAATAATATGCTGGGCATAGATGCCATGCACGAGAAAGGTTACAACGGAGAGGGTTTGCTGGTAGCGGTATTTGATGGAGGTTTTAATGGAGTAGATACTGTGTCTTATTTTAAGCACATTTATGAAGAGGGACGCATGCTACCCGGATACGATTTTGTAGGCAACAGTCCGAATGTATACCGTTATGGGCAGCATGGTACCGAAGCCCTATCCTGTATCGGAGCTTATAAAGAAGGAGTGTTGGAAGCCGGAGGCTATGGCGCAGATTTTATGCTTTGCGTAACAGAAGAAGTAAGCTCAGAGTATCGTATAGAAGAGTATAACTGGCTGTTTGCCGCTGAATTTGCTGATAGTACGGGAGCCGATATCATTAGCACATCATTGGGCTATACTACTTTTAATGCTTCTGCCATGAACTACGACTATGAAGACCTTGATGGTGAAACGGCTCTGATTACAAAGGCTGTAAATGAAGCGACAAAAAGAGGCATTGTTTGTGTCATTAGTGCCGGAAATGAAGGCTCTGGCAGATGGCGTTATATCTCTCCTCCGGCTGATGCCAACAACGTGCTATCTGTAGGTGCCGTAAGCCGTACAAGAGATAAGGTTTCATTCAGCTCTTATGGACCTACTGCCGACGGACGTGTAAAACCCGATGTATCAGCTCTTGGCTTACAAACAATAGTAGTTAACTCCGCCGGAAATGTGGTTACCTCTAACGGAACTTCATTTGCCGCTCCCCTCATCAGTGGTTTTGTAGCAGGTGTCTGGCAGGCTTTTCCAGATGCTACCAATTATGAGATAATTGAAAAAATTAAACTCTCTGGTGATAAAGCGCTGACCCCGGATAACGAAACCGGCTACGGAATACCAGACTTTAATAAGCTGATGGAAAACTTCCTGACGCCGGTAGAAACAGAGAAAAAACGTTTTTTTAAAGTCTACCCCAATCCGGTAGAAAACAGTGATCTGGTTATTGAGCCAGCGGAAGGGCGTTTTAATGGAATGGTACATGTTTCGCTGTACAATCCTGAAGGGCAGCTGGTCTTACAAAAGAAAGTGCGAAACTACAAAAGAGCTTCTTTGAGCCTGGATATGGATAGCCTTTCCAGTGGTATATACATCATGCATATACTCTCCTCCTCGCTATCGGATACGCTGAAAATTGTAAAATTTTAG
- a CDS encoding DUF6952 family protein, which translates to MKIPVVKKLVENQSMEELIAAEEALVEEQPLPIEVGGEDEGEKLTHILAAIFILEKMKTDGVDFKSALREYTRRVRESIS; encoded by the coding sequence ATGAAAATACCTGTAGTGAAAAAACTGGTAGAAAATCAATCTATGGAAGAGCTGATTGCAGCAGAAGAAGCGCTGGTAGAAGAACAACCACTCCCCATAGAAGTTGGTGGCGAAGATGAAGGAGAGAAGTTGACCCACATACTTGCGGCTATATTTATACTGGAAAAAATGAAAACGGATGGTGTAGATTTTAAATCGGCACTTAGAGAGTATACCCGCAGGGTTAGAGAGTCTATCAGCTAG
- a CDS encoding thioredoxin family protein codes for MAVELVQDSEFQEKLNQEDKVVVKYFADWCGSCRLFKPKYRRLSEDERFSGIAFLDVNAEKNPEARKAAGVTNLPFFAVFKNGELVDTVASSKEDAVVELIQKLN; via the coding sequence ATGGCTGTAGAACTTGTACAAGATTCCGAATTTCAAGAAAAACTCAATCAGGAAGATAAAGTTGTAGTCAAATACTTCGCTGATTGGTGTGGTAGCTGCCGCTTATTTAAACCCAAATACAGACGCCTGTCTGAAGATGAGCGCTTTAGTGGTATAGCATTTTTGGATGTTAATGCTGAGAAAAACCCTGAAGCTAGAAAAGCTGCGGGTGTAACCAATCTTCCTTTCTTTGCTGTTTTTAAAAATGGTGAGTTGGTAGATACGGTAGCTTCCAGTAAAGAGGATGCAGTTGTAGAGCTTATCCAAAAATTAAATTAA
- a CDS encoding phosphoribosylanthranilate isomerase — translation MALKTFVKISGINNLSDARYCAGMIVDILGFSFEPQDDNFMSPEKYTAITEWVSGVAFAAEFDQSEAQQIREILEQYPKVDYIQTTKAELLPSLQLLQIPVILKLDVDNYSTEELRAMLQKSSKDVAFFLLSSKNSEKDALKAGEILSLADEFPLLLGFGLQQENVLQIIEQHPIKGIALDGGDEIKPGYKDFDDLADILETIEVDDLEE, via the coding sequence ATGGCACTAAAGACTTTCGTAAAAATTAGTGGAATTAATAACCTGAGCGATGCCCGCTATTGCGCCGGAATGATTGTAGATATACTAGGGTTTAGCTTTGAGCCGCAGGATGATAACTTTATGAGTCCTGAAAAGTATACCGCAATTACCGAGTGGGTATCGGGCGTAGCTTTTGCCGCAGAGTTTGACCAAAGCGAGGCTCAGCAGATCAGAGAGATTTTGGAGCAGTACCCCAAAGTAGATTATATACAAACTACAAAAGCAGAGCTTTTACCCTCTTTGCAATTGCTTCAAATTCCAGTCATTCTAAAGCTGGATGTAGATAACTATTCTACTGAAGAGCTAAGAGCGATGTTGCAAAAGTCATCTAAGGATGTTGCTTTCTTTCTGCTCTCCAGTAAAAACAGTGAGAAGGATGCGCTAAAGGCAGGAGAAATACTCTCTCTGGCCGATGAATTTCCTTTATTGCTGGGCTTTGGTCTGCAACAGGAAAATGTATTGCAGATTATAGAACAACATCCCATTAAGGGAATCGCATTGGACGGTGGCGATGAAATTAAACCTGGTTACAAAGATTTTGATGACCTGGCGGATATACTGGAAACCATAGAAGTAGACGATCTGGAAGAATAG
- a CDS encoding sodium:solute symporter, translated as MSTIDWIILFGTLLFIVGYGVYKTRGSQNMSDYLKGDSSIRWWTVGLSVMATQASAITFLSTPGQAFEDGMRFIQFYFGLPIAMIIISVTFVPIYYRLKVYTAYEYLESRFDLKTRTLAAILFLIQRGLAAGITIYAPSIILSTILDWNLTLTNIIIGVLVIVYTVSGGTKAVSQTQKQQMAVMMGGMIIAAFVILKLLPEGVSFGNALDVAGHMGRLNVVTFDLEFSDRYNVWSGITGGLFLALSYFGTDQSQVQRYLSSRSVAQSRLGLMMNGLLKVPMQFLILFVGVLVFVFYQFYQPPVFFNEAVSQQVIQSEYAEEWQALESKHSANFEQKKEEVSALIQAAESGDQDKLEARKQQINKLSEEQAGIQEEVKSLITKAVPNAETKDTDYVFISFIMQNFPKGLIGLLLAVIFSAAMSSTASELNALGSTSVVDLYKRSFKPQASSLHYLNASRLFTLAWGVIAIIFATFASLADNLIEFVNIIGSIFYGTILGIFLVAFYLRFIQANAVFIAACIAEALVLYLFFTTDIGFLWFNVIGCVLVVFIASLLQLIIGSKPTAD; from the coding sequence ATGAGCACTATAGACTGGATTATACTTTTTGGTACCTTGCTGTTTATTGTGGGATATGGGGTATACAAAACCCGTGGTAGTCAGAATATGAGTGACTACCTAAAAGGTGACAGCAGCATCAGATGGTGGACGGTGGGCTTGTCAGTAATGGCTACCCAGGCTAGCGCTATTACTTTTCTTTCTACTCCGGGGCAGGCGTTTGAAGATGGTATGCGCTTTATTCAGTTCTATTTCGGGCTGCCCATTGCAATGATTATCATATCAGTAACTTTTGTCCCCATTTACTATAGGCTGAAAGTATATACCGCCTACGAGTATCTGGAGAGTCGTTTTGACCTGAAAACACGTACCCTAGCAGCAATTCTATTTCTAATACAAAGGGGCCTGGCTGCAGGCATAACTATCTATGCGCCTTCCATTATTCTTTCCACCATACTAGACTGGAACCTGACCCTTACCAATATTATAATTGGCGTACTGGTTATCGTTTACACTGTTAGTGGGGGTACCAAAGCTGTTAGCCAGACACAAAAACAGCAGATGGCAGTGATGATGGGTGGAATGATAATCGCCGCTTTTGTTATTCTGAAGCTGTTACCCGAAGGTGTATCTTTTGGCAACGCACTAGATGTAGCCGGGCATATGGGTAGGCTGAATGTTGTCACTTTTGATCTGGAGTTTTCAGATCGTTACAATGTATGGTCAGGTATTACAGGAGGGTTATTTCTGGCACTCTCATATTTCGGTACGGATCAGTCTCAGGTGCAGCGCTATCTCTCTAGCCGTTCGGTAGCTCAGAGCAGGCTGGGCCTGATGATGAATGGGTTGTTAAAAGTGCCAATGCAATTTCTGATTTTGTTTGTAGGAGTGTTGGTGTTTGTTTTCTATCAGTTTTATCAACCTCCGGTATTTTTTAATGAGGCCGTAAGCCAGCAGGTGATACAAAGCGAATATGCTGAAGAGTGGCAGGCTCTTGAAAGCAAGCACAGCGCAAATTTTGAGCAAAAGAAAGAAGAAGTCAGCGCCCTGATACAAGCTGCCGAGTCAGGAGATCAGGATAAGTTAGAAGCCCGGAAGCAACAAATTAATAAGCTTAGCGAAGAGCAGGCTGGTATACAGGAGGAGGTTAAAAGTTTAATAACTAAAGCTGTGCCCAACGCCGAAACTAAAGATACGGATTATGTATTCATCAGCTTTATCATGCAGAATTTTCCTAAAGGTTTGATCGGACTGTTGCTAGCCGTAATTTTTTCTGCGGCTATGTCGTCTACTGCATCGGAGCTCAATGCCTTAGGCTCTACCAGCGTGGTAGATTTGTACAAAAGATCGTTTAAACCTCAAGCCTCCTCGCTACATTATCTGAACGCTTCGCGGCTTTTTACTTTAGCCTGGGGAGTCATCGCTATCATATTTGCGACCTTTGCTTCGCTTGCCGATAATTTAATTGAATTCGTCAATATTATTGGCTCTATCTTTTATGGTACCATTCTGGGGATCTTTCTGGTGGCTTTTTATTTACGCTTCATTCAGGCCAATGCCGTATTTATTGCAGCCTGTATCGCAGAAGCATTGGTACTCTACCTGTTTTTTACTACCGATATTGGTTTTTTATGGTTTAATGTAATTGGCTGTGTCCTAGTGGTGTTCATTGCGAGCCTACTTCAACTAATTATCGGTAGCAAACCCACTGCTGATTAA
- the lon gene encoding endopeptidase La — protein sequence MKDNTMFESILLNELHEGESNDLIQLVTNDESENGELEEIPESLPILPIRNTVLFPGVVIPITVGRKKSIKLVKNAYEHGDRVVGVVAQRDSDAEEPDADDIYKVGTVAKIIKMLVLPDGSTTIIIQGKARFQIDEILKEDPYITASISLIEEHFPSREDKEVVALVQSLKEAATKILKLNPEIPQEAQAALDNIESPSFLTHFLSSNINAEVADKQKLLETNDGYKRAKQLLEYMYKDIQMLEIRHEIHSKVHSDIDQQQRDYFLRQQMKVLQDELGDGGMDKEMEKMRARGEKKKWPENVAKHFNKELDKLARMNPMAAEYPVSFNYVEFLLDLPWEHFSKDSLDLKRAKKILDKDHYGLEKVKDRIIEYLAVLKLRKNMKGPILCLYGPPGVGKTSLGKSIAKSLNRKYCRMSLGGVSDEAEIRGHRKTYVGAMPGKVISNLKKVKTSNPVFVLDEIDKVNSDFRGDPSSALLEVLDPEQNDSFLDNYLEVEYDLSNVLFIATANSLDTIHPALRDRMEIIEITGYTIEEKIEIAKKHLVPKQRKEHGLNARQVAFDKRALQSIVENYTRESGVRTLERKIATVIRNVAKSIALEEEYSPKITASEVEKILGAPVFDKEIYEENELAGVVTGLAWTQVGGEILFIESSLSRGKGKLTLSGQLGDVMKESAMTALSYLKSNAEHLGINYKVFDNYDLHLHIPAGAVPKDGPSAGITMLTAMASVYTQRKVRNKMAMTGEITLRGKVMPVGGIKEKILAARRAGVKDIILCDRNRKDVEEIGEQYTKDLNIHYVRTVDQVLDLALLSKKVKNPIQFVTE from the coding sequence ATGAAAGATAATACAATGTTTGAATCTATATTATTAAATGAATTGCATGAAGGAGAATCCAATGACCTTATTCAGCTCGTTACTAATGACGAGAGCGAAAACGGTGAGCTAGAAGAGATCCCCGAGAGTTTACCGATACTGCCCATCCGTAACACTGTTCTTTTCCCCGGTGTAGTTATTCCTATTACGGTAGGTAGAAAAAAATCTATTAAGCTGGTAAAAAACGCGTATGAGCACGGCGATAGGGTAGTAGGTGTAGTAGCTCAGAGAGATAGTGATGCAGAAGAACCCGATGCCGACGATATATACAAAGTAGGTACTGTTGCCAAGATTATTAAAATGTTGGTGCTACCCGATGGGAGTACAACCATTATTATACAGGGTAAAGCACGCTTTCAGATAGACGAAATTCTGAAAGAAGATCCCTACATTACAGCCAGTATTTCTTTGATAGAGGAGCATTTTCCTTCTCGCGAAGATAAAGAGGTTGTGGCGTTAGTACAGTCTTTAAAAGAAGCAGCAACTAAAATACTTAAGCTAAACCCTGAAATTCCTCAGGAGGCACAGGCTGCGCTGGACAACATAGAAAGTCCCAGCTTTTTAACTCATTTTTTGTCGTCTAACATTAACGCTGAAGTAGCCGATAAGCAAAAGCTTCTGGAGACCAACGATGGCTACAAAAGGGCCAAGCAGCTACTGGAGTACATGTATAAAGACATACAGATGCTGGAAATTCGCCATGAAATTCACAGCAAAGTGCATTCGGACATTGACCAGCAGCAGCGCGACTATTTCCTGCGCCAGCAGATGAAGGTACTACAGGACGAACTGGGTGATGGTGGCATGGATAAGGAGATGGAGAAAATGCGGGCGCGTGGCGAAAAGAAAAAATGGCCTGAAAATGTAGCTAAGCATTTTAACAAAGAACTGGATAAACTTGCCCGCATGAACCCTATGGCGGCAGAGTACCCGGTATCATTTAATTATGTGGAGTTTCTGCTGGATTTGCCCTGGGAACATTTCTCCAAAGACAGCCTGGATCTAAAAAGAGCTAAAAAGATTCTTGATAAAGACCACTATGGGCTAGAGAAAGTTAAAGACAGAATTATAGAGTACCTCGCAGTACTCAAGCTGAGAAAGAATATGAAAGGGCCTATTCTTTGCTTATATGGCCCTCCTGGTGTTGGTAAAACCTCATTGGGTAAATCTATCGCCAAGTCTCTTAACCGTAAATACTGCCGTATGTCGCTAGGTGGAGTCAGCGATGAAGCGGAAATAAGAGGCCACCGTAAAACTTATGTTGGAGCGATGCCCGGTAAGGTAATCAGCAACCTCAAAAAAGTAAAAACCAGCAACCCGGTATTTGTGCTGGACGAGATTGATAAGGTAAATTCTGATTTTAGAGGCGACCCATCTTCTGCATTGCTGGAGGTGCTTGACCCTGAGCAGAATGACTCGTTTCTGGACAACTATCTGGAAGTAGAGTACGATCTCTCTAATGTGCTGTTTATCGCCACGGCAAACTCTCTGGATACCATCCATCCGGCGTTGCGAGATCGTATGGAGATTATAGAGATTACCGGTTATACGATTGAAGAAAAGATAGAAATCGCAAAAAAACACCTGGTTCCCAAGCAAAGAAAAGAGCATGGCCTAAATGCCAGACAGGTAGCTTTTGACAAAAGAGCGCTGCAATCTATTGTAGAAAACTATACTCGTGAGTCAGGGGTAAGAACTCTGGAGCGTAAAATTGCTACAGTTATTCGTAATGTGGCTAAGTCTATTGCTTTAGAAGAAGAGTATTCTCCAAAAATAACGGCCTCAGAAGTGGAGAAAATACTTGGTGCGCCGGTATTTGATAAAGAGATTTACGAAGAAAATGAACTGGCAGGAGTAGTAACCGGACTGGCCTGGACACAGGTAGGAGGAGAAATACTGTTTATAGAATCTTCGCTGAGCCGTGGTAAAGGTAAATTAACGCTTTCTGGTCAGTTGGGAGATGTAATGAAAGAGTCAGCGATGACAGCTCTCTCTTACCTAAAATCCAATGCTGAGCACTTAGGCATCAACTATAAGGTGTTTGATAATTACGACCTACACTTACACATACCAGCAGGTGCAGTGCCTAAAGATGGACCTTCTGCCGGTATTACCATGCTTACTGCCATGGCCTCTGTGTACACTCAACGCAAAGTGCGCAACAAAATGGCTATGACTGGTGAAATTACCCTTCGTGGTAAAGTAATGCCTGTCGGTGGTATTAAAGAGAAGATTCTGGCAGCGCGTCGTGCCGGAGTAAAGGATATTATCCTATGTGACCGCAATCGTAAAGATGTGGAAGAAATAGGAGAGCAGTATACTAAAGACCTGAACATCCACTATGTGCGTACGGTAGATCAGGTTCTGGATCTTGCTTTACTCAGTAAAAAAGTCAAAAACCCCATACAGTTTGTAACAGAGTAA